A stretch of the Planktothricoides raciborskii GIHE-MW2 genome encodes the following:
- a CDS encoding pentapeptide repeat-containing protein, with translation MQQPLCLLELTATSVPAKQNGTQIDLFVTLDFHQEWQELSPPSRFLVGLRGGQLTLSLENAIMPDSERFSFETSTSGQSECQVEIRGTQTEPGWIFSAKRGTPVLQGSLAQMKLGTLQVTGSPLVVEATFKVDALDVQTLEAQGLWPHDVSPNQHSVLERTLIRSLFEYKLQPYVSRVELRFSDPQQPPSLSCYEVEADDDGFSRLNETIAEILAADTNDLLELVKIANLNPLVDLAGANLLGTTLNEVDLTGANLEKVNLRGADWNDVDLSGASLVGANLAGADFTGSLLSDVNLAGANLQRCSLALANLSGANLSGANLTEANLTNANFSDANLTDANLTGADLQGAGLVRTKLTGVKLDNTNVKQARFKIDSGLSEEMEQRLKSHGAIVEHE, from the coding sequence ATGCAACAACCACTCTGTCTACTGGAATTAACCGCTACGTCCGTGCCAGCAAAGCAGAATGGCACGCAAATCGATTTATTTGTTACCCTGGATTTTCATCAAGAATGGCAAGAACTCAGTCCACCATCTCGTTTTCTGGTTGGTCTCCGAGGGGGTCAATTGACTCTGAGCTTGGAAAATGCCATTATGCCTGATTCTGAGCGTTTCTCTTTTGAAACGAGTACAAGTGGGCAAAGTGAGTGTCAGGTAGAAATTAGGGGGACGCAAACTGAACCGGGCTGGATTTTTAGTGCTAAACGCGGTACTCCAGTTTTACAAGGCTCTTTGGCACAGATGAAGTTGGGAACGCTGCAAGTGACAGGCAGCCCTTTGGTGGTAGAAGCCACTTTTAAGGTGGACGCTTTGGATGTGCAAACTTTGGAAGCTCAAGGATTATGGCCCCATGATGTGAGTCCAAATCAACATAGTGTTTTAGAGCGGACTTTGATTCGATCGCTCTTTGAGTATAAGCTTCAGCCTTATGTCAGTCGGGTGGAGTTACGATTTTCCGATCCACAACAGCCACCGAGTTTGAGTTGTTATGAGGTTGAAGCTGATGATGACGGATTTTCTCGGTTAAATGAGACGATCGCGGAAATTTTGGCCGCTGACACGAACGACTTATTAGAGTTAGTCAAAATTGCCAACCTGAATCCGTTGGTAGATTTAGCGGGAGCAAATTTATTGGGAACAACCCTGAATGAAGTGGATCTCACTGGCGCTAACTTGGAAAAAGTCAATCTTCGAGGGGCTGACTGGAATGATGTTGACCTCAGTGGGGCTTCTTTAGTCGGGGCAAATTTGGCGGGGGCTGATTTTACTGGTTCGCTTCTGAGTGATGTGAATCTCGCTGGGGCTAATTTGCAACGCTGTTCTTTAGCATTAGCGAATTTAAGTGGTGCGAATTTAAGTGGTGCGAATCTCACTGAAGCAAATCTCACTAATGCGAATTTCAGTGATGCAAATTTAACCGATGCGAATTTGACTGGGGCTGATTTACAAGGTGCGGGTTTGGTCAGAACTAAGCTCACGGGGGTGAAGTTGGACAATACCAATGTGAAACAAGCACGATTCAAGATTGATTCGGGACTTTCTGAGGAAATGGAACAGCGACTTAAGAGTCACGGCGCGATCGTTGAGCATGAATAG
- the glyQ gene encoding glycine--tRNA ligase subunit alpha: protein MNFQSVIATLNQFWADRGCLIAQPYDTEKGAGTMSPHTFLRAIGPEPWSVAYVEPCRRPTDGRYGENPNRYQHYYQYQVLVKPSPNNIQDIYLDSLRALGINPDDHDIRFVEDNWESPTLGAWGVGWEVWLDGMEITQFTYFQQCGGIDCRPVCIEITYGLERLTMYLQEVEAFTKIRWNDQVSYGDVHLQGEIEQCTYNFEASNPELLFKLFGLYEQEAEQLTKRGLVLPSLDYVLKCSHSFNLLDARGVISVTERTRYIARIRNLARLVAQLYLEQREQLGFPLGGVAVLSEKSAA, encoded by the coding sequence ATGAATTTTCAGTCAGTGATTGCGACGTTAAATCAGTTTTGGGCTGATCGCGGTTGTTTGATTGCCCAGCCTTATGATACGGAGAAGGGGGCGGGTACTATGAGTCCTCATACATTTTTACGGGCGATCGGGCCTGAACCTTGGTCGGTGGCTTATGTGGAGCCTTGTCGCCGCCCTACCGATGGCCGCTATGGGGAAAATCCGAATCGCTACCAACACTATTATCAGTACCAAGTTTTGGTGAAGCCGTCACCGAACAATATTCAAGATATTTATTTGGACTCCCTGAGAGCTTTGGGGATTAATCCTGACGATCACGATATTCGGTTTGTGGAGGATAACTGGGAATCTCCGACTTTGGGCGCCTGGGGCGTTGGCTGGGAAGTTTGGCTGGATGGGATGGAAATTACCCAGTTTACTTATTTCCAACAATGTGGGGGGATTGATTGCCGTCCCGTCTGCATTGAGATTACTTATGGATTGGAACGGTTGACGATGTATCTCCAAGAGGTGGAGGCTTTTACGAAAATCCGCTGGAATGACCAGGTGAGTTATGGGGATGTTCACCTGCAAGGGGAGATTGAGCAATGTACTTATAATTTTGAGGCGTCTAATCCAGAGTTGCTGTTTAAGCTGTTTGGCTTGTATGAGCAGGAAGCAGAACAGTTAACCAAACGAGGGCTGGTGCTACCAAGTTTGGATTATGTGCTGAAGTGTTCTCACTCTTTTAATCTGTTGGATGCGAGAGGGGTGATTTCGGTGACAGAACGAACTCGTTATATTGCCCGGATTCGCAATTTGGCTCGCCTGGTGGCTCAGTTGTATTTGGAGCAGCGGGAGCAGTTGGGTTTTCCTTTGGGAGGGGTGGCTGTGCTCAGTGAGAAATCTGCCGCCTGA
- a CDS encoding DUF4079 domain-containing protein: protein MGMPEPIVHWGHPLMMGIVVVVMGTFAGITGWRGRLLTQTEPDAAIKNRSDHSKIAPLMFLFMALGYTGGLLSLVMQHHNVLESPHFWTGSLVLILLGLNGLISATKFGGNQAALRTAHAYLGSLALVVMFLHAVLGLQLGFSI from the coding sequence ATGGGAATGCCTGAACCTATTGTCCACTGGGGACATCCTTTGATGATGGGCATTGTGGTGGTTGTGATGGGAACTTTTGCTGGGATAACCGGATGGCGTGGGCGCCTATTGACGCAAACGGAACCGGATGCAGCGATTAAAAATCGTAGCGATCACAGCAAGATTGCTCCATTGATGTTTCTGTTTATGGCTTTAGGTTATACCGGAGGATTATTATCTCTGGTGATGCAACACCATAATGTTTTGGAAAGCCCCCATTTCTGGACAGGTTCACTGGTGCTAATTTTATTAGGCTTGAATGGTTTAATTTCTGCGACTAAGTTTGGGGGTAATCAAGCAGCACTGCGGACGGCTCATGCTTATTTGGGCAGTTTGGCGCTGGTGGTGATGTTTTTACACGCAGTCCTAGGATTACAGTTGGGTTTCTCTATATAA
- a CDS encoding ComEC/Rec2 family competence protein codes for MTSVSLIVICLAYIVGLLMTAVPYGGYGVLGLGVAIAAIVSLPLPVRFRNLRNNVKPAIWLTAGVMGLVASFYLQWRTPTPAPDDISKFLSLVNPENQEQVAAPLATVSGKVLATPSLTRSEKVRLWLKPTHLQIVVAEKEINDEQNDEQNSDLDSYCSVAEEVSVEEPDTKLLKYDCQVSGKLYVTVPLLQGTGRYPGQLLTVTGQLYEPKAAANPGAFDFKAYLAKEGCFAGLAGRYITASPETGLREETRFPQPSWGLWQVRRRIVKSQTRWLGVPHGLLVSAMVLGRLAVDLPFDIRDEFIQVGLAHVLAASGFHVAIILSLVQVLTSGFSDRLKLGNGTTVLIAYVCLTGGSASVWRAAFMGFAALLAPVMQRRVNSLGCLLLAAFVLLLINPLWIWDLGFQLSFLATLGLLVTSPAVMKRLDWLPTAIASLIAVPIAATIWVLPLLLYVFSQISTYSILVNIITSFLISWITMGGFISAVLGAVWPIAGSAVAWLLYYPLELLILIVRFFSQLPGSLISTGTLSLVQMLILYGLIIFLWLVPWWHKGRRWVWAFLFAIALLVVPVWHRQTTVFQVTALQTNGQPVLVIQDQGKVTLINSGDQNTARYTILPFLRQQAINQIDWGIATSSPGSRSGWYLIMQQVKIKNFASPGTLNATLTSVVQDRNVSYQVLPVGKILPAAGSTSVKLLQDQPAVVELTIGNQTWLWLEELNQSEQSQLLQNKSLLRPEAKPLQVLWWSGQPLKADLLIALKPEVAIATSENVDEETAAILTEVNTPIYSTERDGALQWTPDQGFFGVSEDIDRSDSLF; via the coding sequence ATGACTTCTGTCAGTCTAATTGTTATTTGTTTGGCTTATATCGTAGGTTTGCTGATGACCGCAGTGCCTTACGGTGGTTATGGCGTACTGGGTTTGGGTGTGGCGATCGCTGCTATTGTTTCCCTCCCTCTGCCAGTTCGGTTCCGCAACTTAAGAAATAATGTCAAACCGGCAATTTGGTTAACGGCAGGAGTTATGGGATTGGTGGCTAGTTTTTATTTGCAATGGCGAACGCCAACTCCCGCCCCTGATGATATTAGTAAGTTTTTATCCCTGGTCAATCCAGAAAATCAAGAGCAAGTAGCCGCGCCTTTAGCTACGGTCTCCGGCAAAGTGCTCGCTACACCCAGCTTAACTCGAAGCGAAAAAGTCCGGTTGTGGCTGAAACCAACTCATTTGCAAATCGTTGTGGCGGAAAAAGAGATTAATGATGAGCAAAACGATGAGCAAAACTCTGACCTGGACTCCTACTGTTCGGTTGCGGAGGAAGTTTCTGTAGAAGAACCAGACACCAAGTTATTGAAATACGATTGCCAAGTCAGCGGCAAGTTATATGTCACGGTTCCGTTATTGCAAGGAACTGGGCGATATCCGGGACAACTGCTAACAGTTACAGGTCAATTATATGAACCAAAAGCAGCAGCGAATCCGGGGGCTTTTGATTTTAAAGCTTATTTGGCCAAAGAAGGCTGTTTTGCTGGGTTAGCAGGACGTTATATTACGGCATCCCCAGAAACTGGGTTGCGGGAAGAAACCCGGTTTCCACAGCCAAGTTGGGGACTGTGGCAAGTCCGCCGCCGCATTGTCAAGTCTCAAACCCGTTGGTTGGGAGTGCCACACGGCCTTTTGGTGAGTGCAATGGTGTTGGGCCGGTTGGCGGTTGATTTACCATTTGATATTCGTGATGAGTTTATTCAAGTAGGTTTGGCCCATGTTTTGGCGGCTTCAGGATTTCACGTTGCCATAATTTTGAGTTTGGTGCAAGTTCTGACCAGCGGTTTTTCCGATCGCCTGAAGTTAGGGAATGGGACAACGGTTTTAATTGCTTATGTCTGTCTAACCGGGGGGTCGGCTTCGGTTTGGCGAGCGGCTTTTATGGGGTTTGCGGCATTGTTGGCGCCGGTGATGCAGCGGAGAGTGAATTCTTTGGGCTGTTTGCTGTTGGCGGCTTTTGTTTTGCTGCTGATAAATCCGCTGTGGATTTGGGATTTAGGTTTTCAGTTAAGTTTTTTGGCGACTTTGGGTTTGTTGGTGACATCCCCTGCGGTGATGAAAAGGTTGGATTGGTTGCCAACAGCGATCGCGTCTTTAATTGCGGTTCCCATTGCGGCCACAATTTGGGTATTGCCGCTGTTGCTTTATGTTTTTTCCCAGATATCAACTTATAGCATTTTGGTGAATATCATCACCAGTTTTTTGATTTCTTGGATTACAATGGGTGGTTTTATTAGTGCGGTTTTGGGTGCAGTTTGGCCAATAGCCGGAAGTGCCGTGGCATGGCTGTTGTACTATCCCCTGGAACTGCTGATTTTGATTGTCCGATTTTTCAGCCAATTACCGGGAAGTTTAATTTCTACCGGCACCCTTTCCCTGGTGCAAATGTTGATTCTTTATGGGTTGATTATCTTTTTGTGGTTGGTTCCTTGGTGGCATAAAGGGCGCCGCTGGGTGTGGGCTTTTTTGTTTGCGATCGCCTTATTAGTCGTTCCGGTGTGGCATCGTCAAACCACGGTTTTTCAAGTGACAGCTTTGCAAACCAACGGTCAGCCAGTCCTAGTGATTCAAGATCAAGGTAAAGTGACTTTAATTAATAGTGGCGATCAAAATACTGCTCGATACACGATTTTACCGTTTTTGCGACAACAGGCGATTAATCAAATCGATTGGGGCATTGCTACCAGTAGCCCTGGATCCAGAAGTGGCTGGTATTTGATTATGCAGCAAGTGAAGATAAAAAATTTTGCTTCTCCAGGGACGCTTAACGCCACCTTGACCAGTGTGGTACAAGACCGTAATGTCTCTTATCAAGTTTTACCCGTAGGAAAAATTCTCCCCGCTGCGGGTTCGACATCGGTAAAATTACTCCAGGATCAACCAGCGGTGGTAGAATTGACCATTGGCAATCAAACTTGGTTATGGCTCGAAGAGTTAAATCAGTCGGAACAAAGCCAGTTGTTGCAGAATAAATCGTTACTCAGACCGGAGGCAAAACCTTTACAGGTACTCTGGTGGTCGGGACAACCCCTGAAAGCTGATTTGCTGATAGCCCTAAAACCAGAGGTGGCGATCGCGACTTCGGAAAATGTTGATGAAGAAACGGCAGCTATATTGACTGAAGTCAATACTCCAATTTACTCTACGGAGAGAGATGGGGCATTGCAGTGGACACCGGATCAGGGGTTCTTTGGAGTAAGTGAAGATATAGATCGATCAGATTCTTTGTTCTAA